The following are encoded together in the Streptomyces rapamycinicus NRRL 5491 genome:
- a CDS encoding AraC family transcriptional regulator, which translates to MERIRHAPQATTGQRPLPAGSGIDAHRHDEHQIVYAGRGVLAVTTDAGSWIAPANRALWIPAGTVHEHRAYGATDLHLVGLAVADNPLRLEQPAVLGVGPLLRELIIEYTARPADLGAERRRLRAVLLDQLRRCAEQPVHVPAARDPRLAAVCSMLHGDPADNRTLRQLGAAAGVGERTLTRLCGAELGMTFPQWRTQLRLHHALRLLADGVPVTAVAHRCGWASSSAFIDVFRRAFGHTPGAHRALG; encoded by the coding sequence ATGGAGAGAATCCGCCACGCTCCCCAGGCGACGACGGGCCAGCGCCCGCTGCCCGCCGGTAGTGGCATCGACGCGCACCGGCATGACGAGCACCAGATCGTCTACGCCGGGCGCGGGGTGCTGGCGGTCACCACCGACGCGGGCAGCTGGATCGCGCCCGCCAACCGGGCGCTCTGGATCCCGGCCGGGACCGTCCATGAGCACCGCGCGTACGGCGCCACCGACCTCCATCTGGTGGGGCTGGCGGTGGCGGACAACCCGCTGCGGCTGGAGCAGCCCGCGGTCCTCGGCGTCGGCCCGCTGCTGCGCGAGCTGATCATCGAGTACACCGCGCGGCCGGCGGACCTCGGCGCGGAGCGCCGCCGGCTGCGGGCCGTACTGCTCGATCAGCTCCGCCGGTGTGCCGAGCAGCCGGTGCATGTGCCCGCCGCCAGGGATCCGCGCCTGGCGGCGGTGTGTTCCATGCTCCACGGCGACCCGGCGGACAACCGGACCCTGCGACAGCTCGGCGCCGCGGCCGGGGTCGGCGAGCGCACCCTGACCCGGCTGTGCGGGGCGGAGCTGGGGATGACCTTCCCGCAGTGGCGCACCCAGCTGCGGCTGCACCACGCCCTGCGGCTGCTGGCCGACGGCGTCCCGGTCACGGCCGTGGCGCATCGCTGCGGCTGGGCGTCCAGCAGCGCCTTCATCGATGTCTTCCGCCGGGCCTTCGGCCACACCCCCGGCGCCCATCGCGCGCTCGGCTGA
- a CDS encoding CASTOR/POLLUX-related putative ion channel — MRKRLRERLRYWFDGTMDRGTPALIGWLGLASLALITLVSGVAVAFAHHDTKENGGWPGIVWMSLLRTLDPGTMGGDSGRPLFLVLMLTVTIGGIFIVSALIGVLTTGLEARIQQLRKGTSRLIEHHHTIVLGWSEQVFTVIAELVEANQSERRSCVVVLADRDKVDMEDEIRRRIPDTGKTRVVCRSGNPLQRGDLELVSPDSAKAIMVLSPVGDDSDIDVIKSLLLLNSRTWTGTRPNVVAAVQSSANLAAARLAAGDTALVIDADDIAVGLIVQSHRQSGLSTVFNELLSFVGNEIYPWDEPALTGATYGESLNAFELGAPIGVHRADGEVLVNPPMDTVIGRGDRLLTVAEDDLLIKTAVTRPPIARPAMAMAEFRPPVPDRTLLIGWNSRAEKIIAQLDLLVKPGSVVDIAAARQPREEGNRELKNLTVGFKYCEPTRRPSLEALGLDGYRHIVVLADDGIDPGRADDRTLVTLLHLRDIEIQLGDDPYSIVTEMHDDANREVAQVTKADDFIVSTKVISLLLTQLTENRHLYAVFADLFDPQGSEIYLKPAPSYLIPGAEANFATVIEAARQRGETAIGYRLARQSDEPPLYGVHLNPSKTAPLTLEEGDTVVVLAED, encoded by the coding sequence ATGCGCAAGAGGCTGCGGGAGCGGCTGCGGTACTGGTTCGACGGGACGATGGACCGTGGCACCCCGGCGCTGATCGGATGGCTGGGGCTGGCCTCATTGGCGTTGATCACCCTGGTCTCCGGGGTGGCGGTCGCCTTCGCCCACCACGACACGAAGGAGAACGGCGGCTGGCCGGGCATCGTCTGGATGAGCCTGCTGCGCACCCTCGACCCGGGCACGATGGGCGGGGACAGCGGCCGGCCGCTGTTCCTCGTCCTCATGCTCACGGTGACCATCGGCGGCATCTTCATCGTCAGCGCGCTGATCGGTGTGCTGACCACCGGTCTGGAGGCCCGGATCCAGCAGCTGCGCAAGGGCACCTCACGGCTGATCGAGCACCACCACACCATCGTGCTGGGCTGGTCGGAGCAGGTGTTCACGGTGATAGCGGAGCTGGTGGAGGCCAATCAGAGCGAGCGGCGCTCCTGTGTGGTGGTCCTCGCCGACCGGGACAAGGTCGACATGGAGGACGAGATCCGGCGCCGCATCCCGGACACCGGGAAGACCCGGGTGGTCTGCCGTTCCGGCAATCCGCTTCAGCGCGGCGACCTGGAGCTGGTGAGCCCGGACAGCGCCAAGGCCATCATGGTGCTCTCGCCCGTCGGGGACGACAGCGACATCGACGTCATCAAGTCGCTGTTGCTGCTGAACAGCCGCACCTGGACCGGGACCCGGCCCAATGTGGTGGCCGCCGTGCAGAGTTCCGCGAACCTGGCGGCCGCCCGGCTCGCCGCGGGGGACACCGCGCTGGTGATCGACGCTGATGACATCGCGGTCGGGCTGATCGTGCAGTCCCACCGCCAGTCCGGTCTCTCCACCGTCTTCAACGAACTGCTCAGCTTCGTCGGCAACGAGATCTACCCCTGGGACGAGCCCGCGCTGACCGGCGCCACCTACGGGGAGTCGCTGAACGCCTTTGAGCTCGGTGCGCCCATCGGCGTGCACCGCGCCGACGGTGAGGTGCTGGTCAACCCGCCCATGGACACCGTGATCGGGCGCGGGGACCGGCTGCTGACGGTCGCGGAGGACGATCTGCTCATCAAGACGGCGGTCACCCGGCCCCCGATCGCGCGCCCGGCGATGGCCATGGCCGAGTTCCGGCCACCGGTGCCGGACCGGACGCTGCTGATCGGCTGGAACTCCCGCGCGGAGAAGATCATCGCGCAGCTCGACCTGCTGGTGAAACCCGGCTCGGTGGTGGACATCGCGGCCGCGCGCCAGCCCCGGGAGGAGGGGAACCGGGAGCTGAAGAACCTCACGGTCGGCTTCAAGTACTGCGAACCCACCCGCCGTCCGTCGCTGGAGGCACTCGGGCTGGACGGCTACCGCCACATCGTGGTGCTGGCGGACGACGGGATCGACCCCGGACGCGCCGACGACCGTACCCTGGTCACCCTGCTCCACCTGCGCGACATCGAGATCCAGCTCGGCGACGATCCGTACTCCATCGTCACCGAGATGCACGACGACGCCAACCGCGAGGTCGCGCAGGTCACCAAGGCCGACGACTTCATCGTCTCCACCAAGGTGATCAGCCTGCTGCTGACCCAGCTCACCGAGAACCGCCATCTGTACGCGGTCTTCGCCGACCTCTTCGACCCACAGGGCTCCGAGATCTACCTCAAACCGGCGCCCAGCTATCTGATACCCGGCGCGGAGGCCAACTTCGCCACCGTCATCGAGGCCGCCCGCCAGCGCGGTGAGACGGCCATCGGCTACCGGCTGGCCCGGCAGAGCGACGAACCACCGCTCTACGGAGTCCACCTCAACCCGTCCAAGACCGCGCCGCTGACCCTGGAGGAGGGCGATACGGTCGTGGTGCTGGCCGAGGACTGA
- a CDS encoding SpoIIE family protein phosphatase/ATP-binding protein: MRSIAGQVFAVQVLLVCLLIVAATTALILQARIDSEQEALNRATAVAQTFATSPGTASAMYAENPTTLLQPRAEKTRQRAHLDFVVVANTHGIRYTHPKPQYIGKTLVADWKPVVKGKIVTESVRGPLGREVQATVPIPRGDGTVAGVVCAGMTAADVSGRVERQLPLVFGSAAGALALATGGTALVGGRLRRQTRGLGPAQMTRMYEHHDAVLHSVKEGVLIVDSHGRLVLANDEAGRLLDLPPDAEGRLVTELGIEPRTAELLASGRVVTDEVHLAGERLLAVNQRSTRWDGGMSGSVATLRDSTELRALSGKAEVAERRLRLLYEAGAKVGTTLDVVRTAEELTRFAVPWFADFATVDLVDPVLRGDEPVGSAMRRTATCGVRSDHPLWRVGKMITYSGTVPQALGFGAGRPVLEADLRTYEGWQEQDPEQATKIVKYGIHSMITIPLRARDVTLGIATFWRSEKSEPFDEDDVALTEELVARAAVAIDNARRYTREHAMAATLQRSLLPQGLPEQDAMEVAHRYLPARAGVGGDWFDVIPLPGARVALVVGDVVGHGLHAAATMGRLRTAVHNFSALDLPPDELLAHLDELVSRFDQDQAAAGTDAPGISGASCLYAIYDPVSGRCTMAGAGHPGPAVVRPDSTVTFPDVPLGPPLGLGGEPIETVELELPEGSRLALFTDGLIRDGGRDFDEGLGVLRTTLAGLPERTPEETCQAVFDTMASSHPGDDIALLVARTHLLDPGHVAEWELPSDPAAVARIRNEAARQLSAWGLEEVGFTTELILSELMTNAIRYGCSPSRVRLLRARTLICEVADGSSTSPHLRRAATTDEGGRGLFLVAQYAQRWGTRYTPNGKIIWAEQPLTAPVARLGERSGDDLLDQWADISG; the protein is encoded by the coding sequence GTGCGCAGCATCGCCGGGCAGGTTTTCGCTGTCCAAGTGCTGCTCGTGTGCCTGCTCATCGTGGCGGCCACGACGGCGCTCATCCTCCAGGCCCGGATCGACAGCGAGCAGGAGGCCCTCAACCGCGCCACCGCCGTCGCCCAGACCTTCGCCACCTCCCCGGGCACCGCGTCCGCGATGTACGCCGAGAATCCGACCACCCTGCTCCAGCCCCGGGCGGAGAAGACCCGCCAGCGGGCGCATCTGGACTTCGTGGTCGTGGCGAACACCCACGGCATCCGCTATACCCACCCCAAGCCGCAGTACATCGGCAAGACGCTGGTGGCCGACTGGAAGCCCGTGGTGAAGGGCAAGATCGTCACCGAGTCGGTGCGGGGCCCCCTCGGCCGGGAGGTCCAGGCCACCGTCCCGATCCCCAGGGGCGACGGCACCGTGGCCGGTGTGGTGTGCGCCGGGATGACCGCCGCCGATGTGAGCGGCCGGGTCGAGCGCCAGCTGCCGCTGGTCTTCGGCTCCGCCGCCGGTGCGCTCGCGCTCGCCACCGGCGGGACCGCGCTGGTCGGCGGGCGGCTGCGGCGCCAGACGCGAGGGCTCGGCCCCGCCCAGATGACCCGCATGTACGAGCACCACGACGCCGTTCTGCACTCCGTGAAGGAAGGCGTGCTCATCGTCGACAGCCACGGCCGCCTGGTCCTCGCCAACGACGAGGCCGGCCGGCTGCTCGACCTGCCCCCGGACGCCGAGGGCCGCCTCGTCACCGAGCTCGGCATCGAGCCGCGCACCGCCGAACTGCTCGCCTCGGGCCGGGTCGTCACCGACGAGGTGCATCTGGCCGGGGAGCGGCTGCTGGCCGTCAACCAGCGCTCCACCCGATGGGACGGCGGGATGTCCGGAAGCGTCGCCACGCTCCGCGACTCCACCGAACTGCGCGCGCTGTCCGGGAAGGCCGAAGTGGCGGAGCGGCGGCTGAGGCTGCTCTACGAGGCCGGCGCGAAGGTCGGCACCACCCTCGATGTCGTACGGACCGCCGAGGAGCTGACCCGCTTCGCCGTCCCGTGGTTCGCCGACTTCGCCACCGTCGACCTCGTGGACCCCGTGCTGCGCGGCGACGAGCCCGTGGGCAGCGCCATGCGCCGCACCGCCACCTGTGGCGTCCGGTCCGACCATCCGCTGTGGCGGGTCGGCAAGATGATCACCTACAGCGGCACCGTGCCCCAGGCGCTGGGCTTCGGCGCGGGCCGGCCGGTGCTCGAGGCGGATCTGCGGACCTACGAGGGATGGCAGGAGCAGGATCCCGAGCAGGCGACCAAGATCGTCAAGTATGGCATCCACTCGATGATCACCATCCCGCTGCGGGCACGGGACGTCACCCTGGGCATCGCCACCTTCTGGCGCTCGGAGAAGTCCGAGCCGTTCGACGAGGACGACGTGGCGCTCACCGAGGAACTGGTCGCGCGCGCCGCGGTCGCCATCGACAACGCCCGCCGCTACACCCGCGAACACGCGATGGCGGCCACCCTCCAGCGCAGCCTGCTGCCCCAGGGCCTGCCCGAACAGGACGCCATGGAGGTGGCCCACCGCTATCTGCCCGCCCGGGCCGGAGTCGGCGGCGACTGGTTCGACGTCATCCCCCTGCCCGGCGCCCGGGTCGCCCTCGTCGTCGGCGATGTCGTCGGCCACGGACTGCACGCCGCCGCCACCATGGGCCGGCTGCGCACCGCCGTGCACAACTTCTCCGCGCTCGACCTGCCGCCCGATGAACTCCTGGCCCATCTCGACGAACTGGTCAGCCGGTTCGACCAGGACCAGGCCGCCGCGGGCACCGACGCCCCGGGGATCAGCGGCGCCAGCTGCCTGTACGCCATCTACGACCCGGTCTCCGGCCGCTGCACGATGGCGGGCGCCGGCCACCCGGGCCCTGCGGTGGTCCGCCCCGACTCCACCGTGACCTTCCCCGACGTCCCCCTCGGCCCCCCGCTGGGCCTGGGCGGTGAGCCCATCGAGACCGTCGAGCTGGAGCTGCCCGAGGGCAGCCGGCTGGCCCTGTTCACCGATGGGCTGATCCGGGACGGCGGCCGGGACTTCGACGAGGGGCTCGGCGTGCTGCGCACCACGCTCGCCGGACTGCCCGAGCGCACTCCGGAGGAGACCTGCCAGGCCGTCTTCGACACCATGGCGTCCTCCCACCCCGGCGACGACATCGCCCTCCTGGTGGCCCGCACCCATCTGCTGGACCCCGGGCACGTCGCCGAATGGGAGCTGCCCTCCGACCCCGCCGCGGTGGCCCGCATCCGCAACGAGGCGGCCCGGCAACTGAGTGCATGGGGTCTTGAGGAGGTCGGCTTCACCACCGAACTCATCCTCAGCGAGCTGATGACCAACGCCATCCGCTACGGATGCAGCCCCAGCCGCGTCCGGTTGCTGCGCGCCCGTACCCTCATCTGCGAGGTGGCGGACGGCTCCAGCACCTCCCCGCATCTGCGCCGCGCCGCCACCACCGACGAAGGGGGCCGAGGGCTCTTCCTCGTGGCCCAGTACGCCCAGCGCTGGGGGACCCGCTACACCCCCAACGGCAAGATCATCTGGGCCGAGCAGCCCCTGACCGCCCCGGTGGCACGGCTGGGCGAACGCAGCGGCGACGACCTCCTCGATCAGTGGGCCGACATCTCCGGCTGA
- a CDS encoding Gfo/Idh/MocA family protein, whose protein sequence is MTVGSTPSRAVVVGTGSRAQMFTEALARRPRLRVAALCDPNPVRIAHHQRLLKEAGEPEAAAWSPEEFERRLRADDIQEVVVTCVDALHDAYIVPALRAGCRVVTEKPMTTDAAKCRRILETVRETGNHLAVAFNYRFNPVHEEVHRQLSGGAIGEVLSVHFEWLLDTRHGADYFRRWHREKEHSGGLMVHKSSHHFDLVNWWLGARPEEVFGYGRLGFYGRAAGERSGYRREYERAHGAAAARDDPFALELAENDAMRSLYLDAEGADGYHRDRNVFGDDITIEDDMALLVRYDTGATMTYHLTAYSPWEGYRVMFNGTRGRLELEVEESAWQPPLLGTASGRGTIHGDQALANAGGPRLVLRPLWEPPREVELPAFDHAGHGGGDERMLDVLYGPVDPADGPGDPAAAIGAAAVDASDASRRRATEEDGALALVTGLAANQSFVSGRPVATADVVTP, encoded by the coding sequence ATGACCGTCGGCAGCACCCCGTCCCGGGCCGTGGTGGTGGGCACCGGCTCCCGGGCCCAGATGTTCACCGAGGCGCTGGCCCGCCGCCCACGGCTGAGGGTCGCCGCGCTGTGCGATCCGAACCCGGTGCGCATCGCCCACCACCAGCGGCTGCTGAAGGAGGCGGGCGAGCCGGAGGCCGCCGCCTGGAGCCCGGAGGAGTTCGAGCGGCGGCTGCGCGCGGACGATATCCAGGAGGTGGTGGTGACCTGCGTGGACGCGCTGCATGACGCGTACATCGTGCCCGCGCTGCGGGCCGGCTGCCGGGTGGTCACCGAGAAGCCGATGACCACCGACGCGGCCAAGTGCCGCCGCATCCTGGAGACGGTCCGGGAGACCGGCAACCATCTGGCGGTCGCCTTCAACTACCGCTTCAACCCGGTGCACGAGGAGGTCCACCGGCAGCTGTCCGGCGGCGCCATCGGCGAGGTGCTGTCGGTGCACTTCGAGTGGCTGCTGGACACCCGGCACGGCGCCGACTACTTCCGCCGCTGGCACCGCGAGAAGGAACACAGCGGCGGGCTGATGGTGCACAAGTCCAGCCACCACTTCGACCTGGTCAACTGGTGGCTGGGGGCGCGGCCGGAGGAGGTGTTCGGCTACGGCCGGCTCGGCTTCTACGGCCGTGCGGCGGGCGAGCGCAGCGGCTACCGGCGCGAGTACGAGCGGGCCCACGGCGCCGCCGCCGCGCGGGACGACCCGTTCGCGCTGGAACTCGCCGAGAACGACGCGATGCGCTCGCTGTACCTGGACGCCGAGGGCGCGGACGGCTACCACCGCGACCGCAATGTGTTCGGCGACGACATCACCATCGAGGACGACATGGCGCTGCTGGTCCGCTACGACACCGGCGCCACCATGACGTACCACCTGACCGCCTACTCCCCCTGGGAGGGCTACCGGGTGATGTTCAACGGCACCCGGGGCCGGCTGGAGCTGGAGGTCGAGGAGAGCGCGTGGCAGCCGCCGCTGCTGGGCACCGCCTCCGGGCGCGGCACCATCCACGGCGACCAGGCCCTGGCCAACGCGGGCGGACCGCGGCTGGTGCTGCGGCCGCTGTGGGAGCCGCCGCGGGAGGTGGAGCTGCCGGCGTTCGACCACGCGGGACACGGCGGCGGGGACGAGCGGATGCTCGATGTGCTCTACGGGCCGGTGGATCCGGCGGACGGCCCGGGGGATCCGGCGGCGGCCATCGGAGCCGCGGCCGTGGACGCCTCGGACGCCTCCCGCCGGCGGGCCACCGAGGAGGACGGGGCGCTCGCGCTGGTCACCGGGCTCGCGGCCAACCAGTCGTTCGTCAGCGGAAGGCCGGTGGCCACGGCGGACGTCGTGACGCCGTAA
- a CDS encoding DUF4232 domain-containing protein, whose translation MDTDAITTPRAPLFRSAARHRRRRLLGSLAAAGLLTACGTQSSSGVAAVPDEATSRPAGPTAVPDTTAPTAPAACPDSGVLLRAAEADAAMGLRVQQIELVNCGTRAYTVSGHPSVQVLDEDLEPLEVTVSHGASAIATLDGFETATGPVRLKPGERAVARLAWRNLVTDVTRPAADGRYLKVAPNGGGEDAQTVPDHVDLGTTGKLGVSAWARPAPDAPGSPERPDARP comes from the coding sequence ATGGACACGGATGCGATCACCACACCCCGGGCGCCCCTCTTCCGGAGCGCCGCCCGGCACCGCCGAAGACGGCTGCTCGGCTCGCTCGCGGCGGCCGGTCTGCTCACCGCGTGCGGTACGCAGTCCTCGTCGGGAGTGGCCGCGGTGCCCGACGAGGCCACGTCCCGCCCGGCGGGCCCCACGGCCGTCCCGGACACCACCGCGCCCACCGCTCCCGCGGCCTGCCCCGACTCGGGGGTGCTGCTGCGGGCCGCGGAGGCCGACGCGGCGATGGGGCTGCGGGTGCAGCAGATCGAGCTGGTGAACTGCGGCACGCGCGCCTATACGGTGAGCGGCCATCCGTCCGTCCAGGTGCTGGACGAGGACCTGGAGCCGCTGGAGGTCACGGTCAGCCACGGGGCCTCGGCCATCGCCACCCTCGACGGCTTCGAGACGGCCACCGGGCCGGTGCGGCTGAAGCCCGGTGAACGGGCGGTGGCGCGGCTGGCGTGGCGGAATCTGGTGACGGACGTGACGCGCCCCGCCGCCGACGGGCGCTATCTGAAGGTCGCGCCGAACGGCGGGGGTGAGGACGCGCAGACCGTGCCCGACCATGTCGACCTGGGCACCACCGGCAAGCTGGGCGTGAGCGCCTGGGCCCGCCCGGCCCCGGATGCCCCGGGTTCCCCGGAGCGCCCGGACGCCCGTCCGTAG